TGGATATATACCATTAACTCTTTTACACTATTGATCTATTGAATTACCGTTGCAAGCAACACATTTATAACACGGagagaacgaaacaaaagcaatctTATCGTTAACCCTCACTTCTTAAACCGCTGGGCAAGAGTTCCCACGCATTCGATTGTTTAATCCTTCTCATATCGAACGGTAGTCGTTTGTATTTTCTTCCCGTTCAGTTGTGTTGTTTGGCGTGAAAAGCAAATGTTCAAATTTtcgtacaataaaacaataacaaaaactcGATACGAGACCGGTTAGCGCTTCTCCTTTTTCGCTTTCTTGTCCTTGGCAAGCAGCGTGACGCCCGTGTCCCGCATCCGGATGCCCTTGAGCGTGTTCTTCAGACTCTTCCGGCCGTGAATTTTCGTCCAGAACTGGTGCATCGCGTCTGCCACCAGATCCTTTTCCTCCTCCTCAATCGAGTTCGCGTTGTCCATGCGCAACTGGCGCCTCATACGTTCCCGCTCAAGTTCCTTCTCCTTCAGCTTGATCTCCTTAATCTTTGCCTCAAGCAACCGCTGGCGACGCATCTCACGCTCCAACATTCCGGACAGTGCCGGTTTGTCGTTGGCCGAACTGAACGTCAAGTTGTCAGAGATCTCCGTCAGATAGATGGCCCCGTTGTCCGTCCCGTTCGCGATCAGCTTACCCGCCTTGTGGACTCGCACGGACCAGAGCGGTGCGTCGGACAACTTCAGACGTAAAACCGGCCCATCCAACCGATGTATCACATCCCATGCATCCATGACGCCGTCCATCCGACAGATAAACACCAACGAGCACCGGGTCGGGCTCCATATACCGCACGTCAACTGAACCGCGTACTCCTTCGTCCACACGATCGGGTTATCCTTACAATCTTCCGTCCAGATCTTCGTCTGCCAGTCACCGACACTGATGTAGTTCTTGATGAACAGTGGATTTCGTTCCACCGAGTAGATCGGCCCCGTGTGTGCGTAAATCTTCGACTGTATCTTGTCTGCCGGCGTTTTGTACTTTCGGCTGCAGCTGTAAATCATGCCATTCTCCGTCCCGACCGTGTACTTGTTCGGCATGGTCGGTTCAAACTCCACTGCGCACACGCCGAAGCAGTGACGCGGATCCTCCTCCCGGCACTTTGCATCCTTGGGCGCTAGGTTCAGAAAGTCGTACGGTTCGGCAAGATTGCGCAGGTCCCACCACAGGATACGCCCATCGGTCGAACCGGAAAGGAACTCGTTCGTTGTCTTTGAGCTCGTCCAAAGCACACGCGTTACCACGTCGTTGTGGCTCGCTTCACGCTGGGTTGTCTCCACCGGGGTCCCGGAAGCTCGTATATCCCAGATGGCCACCTGTCCCGAAAACAATCCACCGGCCATCTGAGTAGGATCCTTAAAGTTATACTCCAAACAGCGCGTCTGATAGGGCGGATACAGCTTCTGCAATGGGCTGTTTGGATGTTCTACGGAACGCAGGTTTGGGTAAGTCGTCTGTTGTCATTCTACAGTACATTCAAATTCCTCTTACCAATATCCCAAATGTAACAATCGGTAATGGCTCCACGCCGCTGTCCAATGTTACAGTGTGCCGAAGCGAAATGGTTTCCTTCATCCGACCAGCAAATGTACGTACAGGAGCGCTTCTCTTCCAGATAGTCCTTGTACACGTGTACCGTTTTCGACGTAAACTGTTCGATCAGCTCGTGCTGCTCGATGTCCTCAAAGTAATTCTGGTAGATGTTGCAggcattgttttgcattattGCATGATCCATCGTCTGTGATCGTACCAATGATAACATTCAAATGAGAGATAAATTGTAATGAATTCAGTAGCAATCATTCCAAAAACATTATTACTAAAAGACCTAAAGTAAATGAGATCGTACAAATGATAAGAGTCGTCAATCTGTGACAATATTAGGTTCTGCTGCAACggaatttcatatttaaaatgtttttcttgCAGAAAACTTCACAAAGAAATGACCACATGTCGCGTGGAGCACTAAGTTTGTTTCCTAAAGACTTTCTTTTTCCAACGTTCTTGCCCATTTCCTTGATTGACAACTGATTTCAACTTTGTCCAGGCAACTCTTCAACACGATAATGTTACCCAATTTCAAGGGAACCTTCAGTTCCCAGCGAATGCAAGCCCTATAAATATAGGTTTGGCACGGTTTTTGGCATGATATCGATTACCTGCCTCCAGAATATCATCCTTTTTCGACACTCTTCACTTTCGTCGACGGGTGGCAAAAAGGTGAAGCCTTTTCCATGAAATAAAGCGCCACATTCAACGCGAAAGCTTTAACTTCCTGCATGGCATATCTGTTTTAGGTGTCGACGTTTTAAAAATCGCGTGCCGGCCACAGACAGGTACCATTCGTTGAAAGGAAAAGCTTGCGATGGGTTACAGAAGCGCACATCgactaaaaaaaacctggAAAAACATCCGAAATATGGAATCCGGCTGCAAGCAAGGTTTGCCGAAAGAATCAAACGGTTTTGAACGAACCCTACCCTGGTGAGACCTCGCAACTGCTGTACGTAAGCTTCACTTTTCTCCTGCTTCCGGCGATATCGGGTCATCAGCTCCTCGTCACGGAAGCAGTCAATATCTTTGGGCCAACCGCCCTCCACATGCGTAATGCCGGTGTGCACCAACCGGTTGTGTACCGTCCACACCGGTGTGTTCAGTATCCATCTCGTGCTCTGGGTACCACGGTCGACTGGATTCTGTATCTCGTACTGCTTGGCCAGTGTCTTGTTACCGACCAGCGTTGCTTGCACTTCGTTCTCCTCCTGGAAGTTCACCGATTGGCGGATATCCTTCCGGTCGCACATCACCATGTACCGAGTCCAGTTCTGATCCATCTGGCTGGTACTGACGTTAGTGTCCACCTTCATGTTGATGCTTTGTGTTTACTTCTCACACGGCAGTGGTAAGTGCAACAGGTACTAGCTAGATGCCTGTGCGGTTACGCGTATTCGCAAGATGAACGTGCACTGCTAATAGCAATGGAGCGCAAGATGCACACGTGCGCTTTAAAAAACCACGTGCTTTGATATTTAAACTCTCGCACTACGGCGAAAACACGACCGTTACCGAACGGTTCCCGATTCTTTCTGCTGTGCCCTCGTGGGTCACCAATCGTGCCTGCACTTTTTGGCGCCAAGCGTTTCCATCGGGCATGTTTGATCGATTCAGCCGTTGGTGTACGGTACGTGTCAGTAGTGACGACCGGAAGAAACGCAGCTGATATGCAACCGGTGCCCAAGTTTATAATTATACCAAGGCCATGCGAAGGATTTAGTTCACGGAacatttgtttagtttttcgaGTTTTTAGATAGTAGAGATCAGTTTTATTTATGAAGGAACCAACCCGTACAGCATTTGGTTTTCCAAAGATGACGGAAACGCTTGACTCTAATGCTATTACTATGGAAACAGGGTTATGGTGTACGCGTAGTAACCGTTTGCGTACCCTTAACGACTGGCTAACTTTCTCAATCGCAGTAAACAACCTTGACAACTGTGGAAAATTCGTGCCTTTCTCTAGACGAAAAGGCGACAAAGCCTGAGAATTTCTTTGCAGATAAATTTCGTTCAATTCATGCTGAGTGCGCTGTAAAATTATCTTCAACATCTTAATATCTTCATCAACTTCACCTTCCAGAAGACGAAATACTTGCCATCCTTAGCCGTACCCTCCAAAGAAAGTGTTCTTAAAGTACCGAAATGGATATACAGTATGTCTACCAGAAGGAACGTCGCGAGTTTGGTAAACAGTGTCTGTTTTCCGACAAGAATAAGGTGGAATTTTCCGAACCGGCCAACCATGAACTGTTTCGGGAATACATTCTGCGTGATCCCGTATCGATTGGTACGCAGTACAGCCGCCAAATGGCTATCAGTGAGGCAAACACCGAGAGCGCGGAGTACGAGCACCACGGTATCCTGCACTCGGAAGGTGGCTGGCCGAAGGATGTGAACTACCTTGACCCGGAGCAAACCGTCCGTTACAGACGGAAGGTGGAGAAGGATGAAAACTACATCAGCCAACTGATGGCGCTGACCAAACCGATGGAGCACTGCATCTTCCAGAATAATGCGGTCAACATCTACGAGAAGTACTTCGACGATCTTGACCCCGCTCCACTGATCGAGCGTAGCAGCTCGCGTACGCTGAACGTGTACCGTGATCCGAGCATCTACAAGCAACCGGTAACGCATCTATCCTGGTCACCTGACGGTGGCACCAAGATTGCCGTTTCACACTGCAACATGAACTTTGGCGAAGTGCTCGGTAAGGCGGTCTGCTCGTACATTTGGGAGGTCGAGAATCCGAATGCTCCGTTGCTCCGTTTCAAGCCCATCAGCTCAATGATCTGTCTAGAGTACAACCAAAAGGACCCGACGACACTGGTTTGCGGCATGTACAATGGGCAAGTAGCTGCCTGGGACACACGGAACGAGCAAGAACCGGTCATGATCAGTGAGCGGGAGCATTCTCATCGTGCACCGGTCAATTCGGCACTGTGGATTAACTCGAAAAGTGGTACCGAGTTCTTTTCCGGTTCGTCCGACAGCCAGGTGATGTGGTGGGATACACGGAAGCTCTCGCAACCGATCGATAAGCTGCTGATGGATCCGATTAAGGCGGACGAGCAGGATCTGTCGCGTTCGTACGGTGTT
The Anopheles moucheti chromosome 2, idAnoMoucSN_F20_07, whole genome shotgun sequence genome window above contains:
- the LOC128298249 gene encoding dynein intermediate chain 3, ciliary translates to MDIQYVYQKERREFGKQCLFSDKNKVEFSEPANHELFREYILRDPVSIGTQYSRQMAISEANTESAEYEHHGILHSEGGWPKDVNYLDPEQTVRYRRKVEKDENYISQLMALTKPMEHCIFQNNAVNIYEKYFDDLDPAPLIERSSSRTLNVYRDPSIYKQPVTHLSWSPDGGTKIAVSHCNMNFGEVLGKAVCSYIWEVENPNAPLLRFKPISSMICLEYNQKDPTTLVCGMYNGQVAAWDTRNEQEPVMISEREHSHRAPVNSALWINSKSGTEFFSGSSDSQVMWWDTRKLSQPIDKLLMDPIKADEQDLSRSYGVSCLEYETSIPTRFMCGTEQGMLFSCNRKGKSPQEKIVFRMQCHTGPIYALTRNPAFVKNFLTIGDWIARIWSEDCRESSIVWTKNHDVMLTDGAWSPTRYSLFFVSRVDGVLDAWDLLQQHSEPTLSIKVCDESLKCLRAHESGRLVGTGSVKGATFLIEMSENMTSIRNDKPLLTAMLERENRREKILEAKSREMKLKVRTLNRQDEHTEDKPKLFQCRSACEAAEQEYLQMLEKERKSRHPEEYEEEYDPKKVRKPYKPENYESDGEHE
- the LOC128310707 gene encoding dynein intermediate chain 3, ciliary-like; translation: MKVDTNVSTSQMDQNWTRYMVMCDRKDIRQSVNFQEENEVQATLVGNKTLAKQYEIQNPVDRGTQSTRWILNTPVWTVHNRLVHTGITHVEGGWPKDIDCFRDEELMTRYRRKQEKSEAYVQQLRGLTRTMDHAIMQNNACNIYQNYFEDIEQHELIEQFTSKTVHVYKDYLEEKRSCTYICWSDEGNHFASAHCNIGQRRGAITDCYIWDIEHPNSPLQKLYPPYQTRCLEYNFKDPTQMAGGLFSGQVAIWDIRASGTPVETTQREASHNDVVTRVLWTSSKTTNEFLSGSTDGRILWWDLRNLAEPYDFLNLAPKDAKCREEDPRHCFGVCAVEFEPTMPNKYTVGTENGMIYSCSRKYKTPADKIQSKIYAHTGPIYSVERNPLFIKNYISVGDWQTKIWTEDCKDNPIVWTKEYAVQLTCGIWSPTRCSLVFICRMDGVMDAWDVIHRLDGPVLRLKLSDAPLWSVRVHKAGKLIANGTDNGAIYLTEISDNLTFSSANDKPALSGMLEREMRRQRLLEAKIKEIKLKEKELERERMRRQLRMDNANSIEEEEKDLVADAMHQFWTKIHGRKSLKNTLKGIRMRDTGVTLLAKDKKAKKEKR